In Pseudomonas deceptionensis, a single window of DNA contains:
- a CDS encoding glycine betaine ABC transporter substrate-binding protein, giving the protein MKKRRILSAGAALVLAMSAGLASAQSKPTLNIGYVDGWSDSVATTHVAAEVIKQKLGYDVKLMPVATGIMWQGVATGKLDAMLSAWLPVTHGEYWTKNKDKVVDYGPNFKDAKIGLIVPEYVKAKSIADLKGSDEFKNKIVGIDAGSGVMLKTDEAIKDYDLKGYKLQASSGAAMTSELGRAYAKNEPVAVTGWVPHWMFAKWKLRFLDDPKGVYGAAETVNSIGSKELGKKAPEVVAFLEKFSWNSKDEIGEVMLAIQEGTKPEAAAKEWVAKHPERVAEWTAK; this is encoded by the coding sequence ATGAAGAAGCGACGAATTTTGAGCGCGGGAGCTGCCTTGGTGCTGGCGATGAGTGCGGGCCTGGCAAGTGCCCAGAGCAAGCCGACCCTGAATATCGGTTATGTGGACGGTTGGTCCGACAGCGTGGCGACCACCCATGTAGCGGCCGAAGTGATAAAGCAGAAGCTGGGTTATGACGTCAAGTTGATGCCGGTGGCGACGGGCATCATGTGGCAAGGCGTGGCCACGGGCAAACTGGACGCCATGCTGTCCGCCTGGTTGCCGGTGACTCATGGCGAGTACTGGACCAAGAATAAAGACAAGGTCGTGGATTATGGGCCTAACTTCAAAGATGCAAAAATCGGCCTGATCGTTCCTGAGTATGTAAAAGCCAAGTCCATCGCGGACTTGAAGGGCAGTGACGAATTTAAGAACAAGATTGTCGGTATTGATGCCGGATCGGGCGTCATGCTCAAAACCGATGAGGCAATCAAGGACTACGATCTCAAGGGCTATAAGTTGCAAGCCAGTTCGGGGGCGGCCATGACGTCGGAGTTGGGGCGCGCCTATGCCAAGAATGAACCCGTCGCCGTGACGGGTTGGGTGCCGCACTGGATGTTTGCCAAGTGGAAACTGCGCTTTTTGGATGACCCTAAAGGCGTATATGGCGCTGCAGAAACGGTAAACAGTATCGGCAGCAAAGAGCTGGGCAAGAAAGCGCCTGAAGTTGTCGCGTTTCTGGAGAAATTTTCCTGGAACTCAAAAGATGAAATTGGTGAGGTAATGCTGGCTATTCAAGAGGGTACCAAGCCCGAGGCTGCGGCCAAAGAGTGGGTTGCCAAACACCCGGAGCGTGTTGCCGAGTGGACCGCTAAATAA
- a CDS encoding DUF485 domain-containing protein has translation MNDSIYLSIQNSPRFKELVKKRERFAWILSAIMLGLYAAFILLIAYGSHIMGAKLTPDSSITWGIPIGVGLILSAFILTGIYVRRANGEFDELNNAILKEAGQ, from the coding sequence ATGAACGACAGCATTTACCTCTCGATTCAAAACAGCCCGCGCTTCAAGGAGCTGGTTAAAAAAAGAGAGCGGTTCGCCTGGATTCTCTCGGCAATCATGCTCGGTCTATATGCCGCCTTTATCCTGTTGATTGCTTATGGGTCACACATCATGGGGGCCAAGTTGACTCCCGATTCGTCTATTACCTGGGGTATTCCAATTGGTGTGGGGTTGATTCTTTCGGCCTTCATTCTGACCGGTATCTATGTGCGCCGGGCCAATGGCGAGTTCGATGAGTTGAACAATGCAATTCTCAAGGAGGCAGGGCAATGA
- a CDS encoding cation acetate symporter: protein MIGRLLATLGVAALAPAVWAGEALTGEVQKQPLNISAIIMFVVFVGATLCITYWASKRNKSAADYYAAGGKITGFQNGLAIAGDYMSAASFLGISALVYTSGYDGLIYSIGFLVGWPIILFLIAERLRNLGKYTFADVASYRLGQTQIRSLSACGSLVVVAFYLIAQMVGAGKLIQLLFGLDYHVAVVLVGILMCMYVLFGGMLATTWVQIIKAVMLLSGATFMAVMVMKHVNFDFNALFAEAVKIHPKGEAIMSPGGLVKDPISAFSLGLALMFGTAGLPHILMRFFTVSDAKEARKSVFYATGFIGYFYILTFIIGFGAIILVSTNPAFKDAAGALLGGNNMAAVHLADAVGGSMFLGFISAVAFATILAVVAGLTLAGASAVSHDLYASVIKKGKANDKDEIRVSKITTIALAVLAIGLGILFESQNIAFMVGLAFSIAASCNFPVLLLSMYWKNLTTRGAMIGGWLGLISAVGLMVLGPTIWVQILHHEKAIFPYEYPALFSMIIAFVGIWFFSITDKSKAAEKERALFFPQFVRSQTGLGASGAVDH from the coding sequence ATGATCGGGCGCCTATTGGCAACACTGGGCGTTGCAGCCCTTGCACCAGCGGTCTGGGCGGGAGAGGCCCTGACCGGCGAAGTGCAGAAACAACCGCTTAATATCTCGGCGATCATCATGTTCGTCGTGTTTGTTGGCGCGACCCTGTGCATCACTTATTGGGCGTCAAAGCGTAACAAGTCTGCTGCCGACTACTATGCCGCTGGCGGTAAAATCACCGGTTTCCAGAACGGTCTGGCGATTGCAGGCGACTATATGTCTGCAGCCTCTTTCCTGGGTATTTCCGCGCTGGTTTATACCTCTGGCTACGATGGCCTGATCTATTCGATCGGCTTTCTGGTGGGTTGGCCCATCATTCTGTTCCTGATCGCAGAGCGTCTGCGTAACCTGGGCAAGTACACCTTTGCTGACGTTGCCTCGTACCGTTTGGGTCAAACCCAGATCCGCTCGCTGTCGGCTTGCGGTTCGCTGGTGGTGGTGGCGTTCTACCTGATTGCGCAGATGGTCGGTGCCGGCAAGCTGATTCAGTTGCTGTTCGGTCTGGACTACCACGTTGCGGTAGTTCTGGTAGGTATTCTGATGTGCATGTACGTGTTGTTCGGCGGCATGCTGGCAACTACCTGGGTACAGATCATCAAAGCGGTAATGTTGTTGTCGGGTGCGACGTTCATGGCCGTGATGGTAATGAAGCATGTCAACTTTGACTTCAATGCGTTGTTTGCCGAAGCCGTGAAGATTCACCCTAAAGGTGAAGCGATCATGAGCCCGGGCGGCCTGGTGAAAGATCCGATTTCGGCCTTCTCCCTCGGTCTGGCGCTGATGTTTGGTACCGCCGGCCTGCCTCATATCCTGATGCGCTTCTTCACCGTGAGCGATGCCAAAGAAGCGCGTAAAAGCGTGTTCTACGCAACGGGCTTCATCGGTTACTTCTATATCCTGACCTTTATCATCGGTTTTGGCGCAATCATCCTGGTAAGCACCAACCCTGCATTCAAAGACGCTGCTGGCGCCTTGCTGGGCGGTAACAACATGGCGGCCGTGCATCTGGCTGATGCGGTTGGCGGCAGTATGTTCCTGGGCTTTATCTCGGCCGTAGCCTTCGCCACTATCCTTGCGGTAGTTGCCGGGCTGACTCTGGCCGGTGCTTCGGCGGTGTCCCACGACCTGTACGCCAGTGTGATCAAGAAGGGCAAAGCCAACGACAAGGATGAGATCCGCGTTTCGAAGATCACCACTATCGCCTTGGCGGTACTGGCGATTGGCTTGGGCATCCTGTTCGAAAGCCAGAACATCGCATTCATGGTGGGCCTGGCGTTCTCCATCGCGGCGAGCTGCAACTTCCCGGTACTGCTGCTTTCCATGTACTGGAAAAACCTGACCACCCGTGGCGCCATGATTGGCGGCTGGCTGGGCTTGATCAGCGCGGTGGGCTTGATGGTTCTGGGTCCGACCATTTGGGTGCAGATCCTGCATCACGAAAAAGCCATCTTCCCTTACGAGTACCCGGCACTGTTCTCCATGATCATTGCGTTCGTGGGTATCTGGTTCTTCTCCATCACGGACAAGTCCAAGGCTGCGGAGAAAGAGCGCGCCTTGTTCTTCCCTCAGTTTGTGCGTTCGCAGACTGGCTTGGGGGCGAGCGGGGCGGTGGATCATTAA
- the gltA gene encoding citrate synthase — MADKKAQLIIEGAAPVELPILTGTVGPDVIDVRGLTATGRFTFDPGFMSTASCESKITYIDGDNGILLHRGYPIEQLAEHSDYLETAYLLLNGELPTAEQKAQFVSTVKNHTMVHEQLKTFFNGFRRDAHPMAVMCGVVGALSAFYHDSLDINNPQHREISAIRLVAKMPTLAAMVYKYSMGQPMMYPRNDLTYAENFLHMMFNTPCEIKPISPVLAKAMDKIFILHADHEQNASTSTVRLAGSSGANPFACIAAGIAALWGPAHGGANEAVLTMLDEIGDVSNIDTFIAKAKDKNDPFKLMGFGHRVYKNRDPRATVMKKTCDEVLKELGIQNDPQLELAMRLEEIALTDPYFIERSLYPNVDFYSGIILKAIGIPTSMFTVIFALSRTVGWISHWKEMLSSPYKIGRPRQLYTGYEQRDLTKLEDRK, encoded by the coding sequence ATGGCTGACAAAAAAGCGCAGTTGATCATCGAGGGCGCAGCCCCCGTCGAGCTGCCCATTTTAACTGGCACCGTGGGTCCCGATGTAATCGATGTGCGCGGCCTAACGGCAACGGGCCGATTCACATTTGACCCGGGCTTCATGTCGACTGCATCTTGCGAGTCGAAGATCACCTATATTGATGGTGACAACGGTATCCTGCTGCACCGCGGCTACCCGATCGAACAGCTGGCTGAACACTCTGACTACCTTGAGACCGCTTATCTGCTGCTGAACGGCGAACTGCCGACTGCAGAGCAGAAGGCTCAATTCGTCAGCACCGTGAAGAACCACACCATGGTTCATGAGCAGTTGAAGACTTTCTTCAACGGCTTCCGTCGTGACGCCCACCCGATGGCGGTCATGTGCGGTGTAGTCGGCGCCCTTTCGGCCTTCTACCACGACTCTCTGGACATCAATAACCCGCAGCATCGCGAAATTTCCGCGATCCGCCTGGTTGCCAAGATGCCAACCCTGGCAGCGATGGTTTACAAGTACTCCATGGGTCAACCCATGATGTACCCGCGTAACGACCTGACCTACGCCGAAAACTTCCTGCACATGATGTTCAACACGCCGTGCGAGATCAAACCGATCAGCCCGGTACTGGCCAAGGCAATGGATAAGATCTTTATCCTGCACGCTGACCACGAACAGAATGCCTCGACGTCCACCGTACGCCTGGCAGGCTCTTCGGGTGCCAACCCGTTCGCCTGTATTGCTGCCGGTATCGCTGCACTGTGGGGCCCTGCCCACGGCGGTGCAAACGAAGCCGTTCTGACCATGCTCGACGAAATTGGCGATGTTTCAAACATCGACACGTTCATCGCCAAGGCCAAGGACAAAAACGATCCTTTCAAACTGATGGGCTTTGGTCACCGGGTTTACAAAAACCGCGACCCTCGCGCCACCGTGATGAAAAAGACCTGCGACGAAGTGCTTAAAGAGCTGGGCATTCAGAACGATCCGCAACTCGAACTGGCCATGCGCCTGGAAGAGATCGCCCTGACCGACCCGTACTTCATCGAACGCTCGCTGTACCCGAACGTCGACTTCTACTCGGGGATTATCCTCAAGGCGATCGGCATTCCAACCAGCATGTTCACCGTGATCTTCGCCCTGTCGCGCACAGTTGGCTGGATTTCGCACTGGAAAGAAATGCTCTCCAGCCCGTACAAGATTGGCCGTCCGCGCCAGCTGTACACCGGCTACGAGCAGCGTGACCTGACCAAGCTGGAAGACCGCAAGTAA
- the sdhC gene encoding succinate dehydrogenase, cytochrome b556 subunit: MKKAVNSQRPVNLDLRTIKLPITGVTSFLHRVSGIILFLGLGIMLYALSKSLGSEEGFAEVKACLTSPLAKFVAWGLLSALLYHLVAGVRHLIMDMGIGETLEGGRLGSKIVIVISVVMIVLAGVWIW; encoded by the coding sequence GTGAAAAAAGCCGTGAATAGCCAACGACCTGTAAACCTAGACCTAAGGACCATCAAACTCCCCATCACCGGCGTTACGTCATTTCTGCACCGTGTATCGGGCATTATTCTTTTTCTCGGCCTGGGCATCATGCTTTATGCATTGAGCAAATCCCTGGGTTCCGAAGAAGGTTTTGCCGAGGTGAAGGCATGCTTGACCAGTCCTCTGGCCAAATTCGTTGCGTGGGGCCTGCTCTCTGCCTTGCTGTATCACCTGGTTGCCGGTGTGCGCCACTTGATCATGGACATGGGCATCGGTGAGACGCTTGAAGGCGGCCGACTGGGCTCGAAAATCGTAATCGTCATTTCTGTGGTGATGATTGTTCTGGCGGGAGTTTGGATATGGTAA
- the sdhD gene encoding succinate dehydrogenase, hydrophobic membrane anchor protein, giving the protein MVTSVTNLSRSGLYDWMAQRVSAVVLAAYFIFLIGYLVANPGIGYAQWHELFASNWMRIFSLLALVALGAHAWVGMWTIATDYLTPMALGKSATAVRFLFQAVCGVAMFAYFVWGVQILWGI; this is encoded by the coding sequence ATGGTAACCAGCGTTACGAACCTGTCGCGTTCGGGCCTCTATGACTGGATGGCACAACGTGTGTCTGCGGTTGTTCTAGCGGCTTACTTCATTTTCCTGATCGGATACCTCGTTGCGAACCCAGGCATTGGCTACGCCCAATGGCATGAGCTGTTCGCAAGCAACTGGATGCGTATCTTCAGCCTGCTGGCCCTTGTTGCTCTGGGCGCACACGCCTGGGTAGGCATGTGGACCATCGCGACCGACTACCTGACGCCGATGGCGCTGGGCAAGTCCGCGACAGCAGTACGTTTCCTCTTCCAGGCAGTCTGCGGCGTTGCAATGTTCGCTTACTTCGTCTGGGGTGTGCAGATTCTTTGGGGTATCTGA
- the sdhA gene encoding succinate dehydrogenase flavoprotein subunit, whose amino-acid sequence MANTVNTLSFDAIIIGGGGAGMRAALQLAQGGHKTAVITKVFPTRSHTVSAQGGITCAIASADPNDDWRWHMYDTVKGSDYIGDQDAIEYMCSVGPEAVYELEHMGMPFSRTEQGRIYQRPFGGQSKDFGKGGQAARTCAAADRTGHALLHTLYQANLKAGTVFLNEYYGVDLVKNEAGDFVGMIVICIETGETSYVRANATVLATGGAGRIYSSTTNALINTGDGIGMALRAGVPVQDIEMWQFHPTGIAGAGVLVTEGCRGEGGYLINKHGERFMERYAPNAKDLAGRDVVARSMVKEIIAGNGCGPDGDHVMLKLDHLGEEVLHSRLPGIMELSKTFAHVDPAVAPIPVVPTCHYMMGGVATNIHGQAITQDADGADQIIPGLFAVGEVACVSVHGANRLGGNSLLDLVVFGRAAGLFLEQTLKEGVDYARPRQSDIDAALARLDGLNSRTDGEDVATLRKELQSCMQNYFGVFRTGEYMQKGIAQLADLRKRIANVKINDKSQAFNTARIEALELQNLLEVAEATAIAAEVRKESRGAHAREDFEDRDDVNWLCHTLYFPGDKRVAKRAVNFSPKTVPTFEPMIRTY is encoded by the coding sequence ATGGCTAACACAGTTAATACACTTTCGTTCGACGCCATTATTATTGGCGGCGGCGGTGCTGGCATGCGCGCTGCTCTGCAGCTGGCACAAGGCGGTCACAAGACTGCCGTAATCACCAAGGTTTTCCCGACTCGTTCGCACACCGTATCGGCTCAGGGTGGCATCACCTGCGCGATCGCTTCTGCAGATCCGAACGATGACTGGCGCTGGCACATGTACGATACCGTCAAGGGTTCCGACTACATCGGTGACCAGGACGCTATCGAATACATGTGTTCCGTAGGTCCGGAAGCCGTGTACGAACTCGAACACATGGGTATGCCGTTCTCCCGTACTGAACAGGGCCGCATCTACCAGCGTCCGTTCGGCGGTCAGTCCAAGGACTTCGGTAAAGGCGGCCAGGCTGCCCGTACCTGCGCTGCAGCCGACCGTACCGGTCACGCGCTGTTGCACACCCTGTACCAGGCCAACCTGAAGGCCGGCACTGTATTCCTGAACGAATACTACGGTGTCGATCTGGTGAAGAACGAGGCTGGCGACTTTGTCGGCATGATCGTTATCTGCATCGAAACAGGCGAAACCTCTTACGTTCGCGCTAACGCCACCGTATTGGCGACTGGCGGTGCAGGCCGTATCTACTCGTCCACCACCAACGCCCTGATCAACACCGGTGACGGTATTGGCATGGCACTGCGTGCTGGCGTGCCGGTACAAGACATCGAAATGTGGCAGTTCCACCCGACCGGTATTGCCGGCGCCGGTGTACTGGTTACAGAAGGTTGCCGTGGTGAAGGTGGATACCTGATCAACAAGCACGGCGAGCGTTTCATGGAGCGTTATGCTCCGAACGCCAAAGACCTTGCTGGTCGTGACGTAGTAGCTCGCTCGATGGTTAAGGAAATCATCGCGGGCAACGGTTGCGGTCCGGATGGCGACCACGTAATGCTGAAACTCGATCACCTGGGTGAAGAAGTTCTGCACAGCCGTCTGCCAGGCATCATGGAGCTGTCCAAGACTTTCGCTCACGTCGACCCTGCCGTAGCGCCGATCCCGGTAGTACCTACTTGCCACTATATGATGGGCGGCGTTGCCACCAACATTCATGGCCAGGCGATCACTCAGGATGCCGACGGCGCTGACCAGATCATCCCTGGCCTGTTCGCAGTGGGTGAAGTGGCATGCGTATCGGTACACGGTGCCAACCGTCTGGGCGGCAACTCGCTGCTCGATCTGGTGGTATTCGGTCGTGCCGCAGGCCTGTTCCTTGAGCAGACCCTGAAAGAAGGCGTTGATTACGCCCGTCCACGTCAGTCCGATATCGACGCTGCCCTGGCACGTCTGGACGGCCTGAACTCGCGTACTGATGGCGAAGACGTAGCAACCCTGCGTAAAGAGCTGCAAAGCTGCATGCAGAACTACTTCGGTGTATTCCGTACCGGCGAATACATGCAGAAGGGTATTGCCCAGCTCGCTGATCTGCGTAAGCGTATCGCCAACGTGAAAATCAACGATAAGAGCCAGGCGTTCAACACGGCCCGTATCGAAGCCCTTGAGCTGCAAAACCTGCTCGAAGTGGCTGAAGCGACTGCAATCGCTGCTGAAGTCCGTAAAGAATCGCGCGGTGCTCACGCCCGTGAAGACTTCGAAGATCGTGACGACGTTAACTGGCTGTGCCACACCCTGTACTTCCCGGGTGACAAGCGCGTAGCCAAGCGTGCGGTGAACTTCTCGCCGAAAACCGTTCCGACCTTTGAACCCATGATTCGGACTTACTAA
- a CDS encoding succinate dehydrogenase iron-sulfur subunit, with protein MLKVSVYRYNPDQDAAPFMQEFQVNTNGKDLMVLDVLALVKEQDEGFSYRRSCREGVCGSDGMNINGKNALACVTPLSAVVKGNKLIVRPLPGLPVIRDLVVDMSIFYKQYEKVKPFLQNDTPAPAIERLQSPEEREKLDGLYECILCACCSTSCPSFWWNPDKFLGPAALLQAYRFLADSRDTKTTERLASLDDPFSVFRCRGIMNCVNVCPKGLNPTKAIGHVRSMLLQSGV; from the coding sequence ATGTTGAAAGTCAGTGTTTATCGCTACAACCCGGATCAAGACGCCGCGCCGTTCATGCAGGAATTTCAGGTCAATACCAACGGTAAAGACCTGATGGTGCTGGACGTGCTGGCGCTGGTCAAAGAGCAGGACGAAGGTTTCTCCTATCGTCGCTCTTGCCGTGAGGGCGTTTGCGGCTCCGACGGCATGAACATCAACGGCAAAAACGCCTTGGCGTGTGTAACGCCGCTGTCTGCTGTCGTTAAAGGCAACAAGCTGATTGTTCGTCCATTGCCAGGTTTGCCGGTTATCCGTGACCTGGTCGTCGATATGAGCATCTTCTACAAGCAATACGAAAAAGTTAAGCCGTTCCTGCAGAACGATACTCCGGCTCCGGCCATTGAGCGTCTGCAATCGCCAGAAGAGCGTGAAAAGCTCGACGGTCTGTACGAGTGCATCCTGTGCGCTTGCTGCTCGACCTCGTGCCCGTCCTTCTGGTGGAACCCGGACAAGTTCCTGGGCCCTGCTGCACTGTTGCAAGCCTATCGTTTCCTGGCTGACAGCCGTGACACCAAGACCACCGAGCGTCTGGCTTCGCTGGATGACCCGTTCAGCGTATTCCGCTGCCGCGGGATCATGAACTGCGTAAACGTGTGTCCGAAGGGCTTGAACCCGACTAAGGCCATCGGTCACGTGCGTAGCATGCTGCTGCAAAGCGGCGTGTGA
- a CDS encoding 2-oxoglutarate dehydrogenase E1 component has translation MQESVMQRMWNSGYLSGGNAAYVEELYELYLHDPNAVPEEWRTKFQTLPNDGNSANDVSHSTIRDHFVLLAKNQRRAQPVSAGSVSSEHEKKQVEVLRLIQAYRMRGHQAAQLDPLGLWQRPAPADLSINHYGLTNADLDTTFRAGDLYIGKEEASLREILESLQQTYCRTIGAEFTHIVDSEQRHWFEQRLESVRGRPTYSADVKGHLLERITAAEGLEKYLGTKYPGTKRFGLEGGESLIPLLDELIQRSGNYGTKEIVIGMAHRGRLNVLVNTFGKNPRELFDEFEGKKKIELGSGDVKYHQGFSSNVMTSGGEVHLAMAFNPSHLEIVSPVVEGSVRARQDRRNDSTGEKVLPISIHGDAAFAGQGVVMETFQMSQTRGFKTGGTIHLVINNQVGFTISNPEDSRSTEYCTDVAKMIQAPILHVNGDDPEAVLFVTQLAIDYRMQFKRDVVIDLFCYRRRGHNEADEPNGTQPLMYQQIAKQRTTRELYAERLTQEKVVDAERVQAKIDEYRNALDNGLHVVKSLVKEPNKELFVDWRPYLGHAWTARHDTRFDLKTLQELSAKLLEIPEGFVVQRQVAKIYEDRQKMQAGGLPINWGYAETMAYATLQFEGHPIRMTGQDIGRGTFSHRHAVLHNQKDAGTYIPLKHLFEGQPRFDLYDSLLSEEAVLAFEYGYSTTTPNALVVWEAQFGDFANGAQVVIDQFITSGEHKWGRLCGLTMLLPHGYEGQGPEHSSARLERYLQLCAEHNIQVCVPTTPAQIYHLLRRQVIRPLRKPLVVLTPKSLLRHKLAISTLEDLAEGSFQTVIPEIDAQDPAKVGRIVLCSGKVYYDLLEKRRAEGRDDIAIVRLEQLYPFPEDDLIEVLAPYKNAKHIVWCQEEPMNQGAWYCSQHHMRRIISGHDKSLVLEYAGRDASAAPACGYASMHAEQQAKLLQDAFTV, from the coding sequence ATGCAAGAAAGCGTGATGCAGCGCATGTGGAACAGCGGCTATCTTTCAGGTGGTAACGCTGCCTATGTGGAAGAGCTCTATGAGCTCTACCTGCACGACCCTAACGCTGTGCCAGAAGAATGGCGCACCAAATTTCAGACGTTGCCGAATGATGGCAACTCTGCCAACGATGTTTCGCACTCCACAATCCGCGATCATTTCGTGCTGCTGGCAAAGAACCAGCGCCGCGCCCAACCGGTTTCTGCCGGGAGCGTGAGCAGTGAGCACGAGAAGAAGCAGGTTGAAGTGCTGCGATTGATCCAGGCCTATCGGATGCGCGGCCACCAGGCAGCCCAGCTTGATCCGCTGGGGCTGTGGCAGCGTCCTGCACCTGCAGACCTGTCGATCAATCATTACGGCTTGACCAATGCCGATCTTGATACGACCTTCCGTGCCGGCGACCTGTATATCGGCAAAGAGGAAGCGAGCCTACGCGAAATTCTCGAGTCGTTGCAGCAGACATATTGCCGCACCATCGGCGCAGAGTTCACGCACATCGTCGATTCCGAGCAGCGCCACTGGTTTGAACAGCGCCTCGAAAGCGTACGCGGCCGCCCGACGTATTCTGCTGATGTCAAAGGCCATTTGCTTGAGCGCATCACTGCTGCTGAAGGTCTGGAAAAGTACCTGGGTACAAAATACCCGGGCACCAAGCGTTTCGGCCTGGAAGGCGGCGAAAGCCTGATTCCTTTGCTGGACGAGCTGATCCAGCGTTCGGGCAACTACGGCACCAAAGAAATCGTTATCGGTATGGCCCACCGTGGCCGTCTGAACGTATTGGTGAACACCTTCGGCAAAAACCCGCGCGAATTGTTCGACGAGTTCGAAGGCAAGAAAAAAATCGAGTTGGGTTCCGGTGACGTTAAATATCACCAGGGCTTCTCCTCCAACGTCATGACCTCGGGCGGCGAAGTCCACCTGGCAATGGCGTTTAACCCGTCCCACCTGGAGATCGTTTCTCCTGTGGTTGAAGGGTCTGTACGTGCTCGCCAGGACCGTCGCAACGACAGCACCGGCGAAAAGGTACTGCCAATTTCCATCCACGGTGATGCTGCTTTCGCAGGTCAGGGCGTGGTCATGGAAACCTTCCAGATGTCGCAGACTCGCGGCTTCAAGACGGGCGGCACCATTCATCTGGTCATCAACAACCAGGTAGGCTTCACCATCAGCAATCCGGAAGACTCGCGCTCCACCGAGTACTGCACGGATGTTGCGAAAATGATTCAGGCACCGATCCTTCATGTAAATGGTGATGATCCGGAAGCCGTTCTGTTCGTAACCCAGCTGGCTATCGACTACCGCATGCAGTTCAAGCGTGATGTCGTGATCGACCTGTTCTGCTACCGCCGTCGCGGTCACAACGAGGCCGACGAGCCAAACGGTACTCAGCCGCTGATGTATCAGCAGATCGCCAAACAGCGCACTACCCGTGAACTGTATGCCGAACGTCTGACGCAAGAAAAAGTGGTAGACGCAGAACGCGTTCAGGCCAAGATCGACGAATACCGCAACGCGCTGGACAACGGTCTGCATGTTGTGAAAAGTCTGGTCAAAGAGCCTAACAAAGAGCTGTTCGTAGACTGGCGCCCATACCTGGGTCACGCCTGGACTGCACGTCACGACACGCGTTTTGATCTCAAAACCCTGCAAGAACTGTCCGCCAAGCTGCTGGAAATTCCGGAAGGCTTCGTGGTTCAGCGCCAGGTTGCGAAGATCTACGAAGACCGTCAAAAAATGCAAGCCGGCGGCCTGCCGATCAACTGGGGTTATGCCGAAACAATGGCATACGCAACCCTGCAGTTCGAAGGTCACCCGATCCGCATGACCGGTCAGGACATTGGCCGCGGTACGTTCTCGCACCGTCACGCCGTGTTGCACAACCAGAAAGATGCTGGCACTTACATTCCTCTGAAGCACCTGTTTGAAGGTCAGCCACGCTTTGACCTGTACGACTCGTTGCTGTCCGAAGAAGCAGTATTGGCGTTCGAATACGGTTACTCGACCACCACGCCTAATGCGCTGGTTGTCTGGGAAGCCCAGTTCGGCGACTTCGCCAACGGCGCTCAGGTTGTAATCGACCAGTTCATCACCAGCGGTGAGCACAAGTGGGGCCGTCTGTGCGGTCTGACCATGTTGCTGCCACACGGTTATGAAGGTCAGGGCCCGGAGCACTCCTCTGCACGTCTTGAGCGCTACCTGCAGCTGTGTGCTGAGCACAACATTCAGGTGTGCGTACCAACAACTCCTGCACAGATCTACCATCTGCTGCGCCGTCAGGTTATCCGTCCGCTGCGCAAGCCGCTGGTCGTTCTGACACCGAAGTCGTTGCTGCGTCACAAACTGGCAATCTCGACACTGGAAGATCTGGCCGAAGGTTCGTTCCAGACCGTTATTCCGGAAATCGATGCACAAGATCCGGCGAAAGTCGGCCGCATCGTGCTGTGTAGCGGCAAGGTCTACTACGACCTGCTGGAAAAACGCCGTGCCGAAGGTCGTGATGACATCGCCATCGTGCGTCTTGAGCAGCTGTACCCGTTCCCTGAGGACGACTTGATTGAAGTCCTGGCTCCGTACAAAAACGCCAAACATATTGTCTGGTGTCAGGAAGAGCCGATGAACCAGGGTGCCTGGTACTGCAGCCAGCACCACATGCGCCGCATCATCAGCGGTCACGATAAATCTCTCGTACTTGAGTACGCGGGCCGTGACGCTTCTGCTGCACCTGCTTGTGGTTACGCATCGATGCACGCTGAGCAACAGGCAAAACTGTTGCAAGACGCGTTCACTGTTTAA